The Lepidochelys kempii isolate rLepKem1 chromosome 2, rLepKem1.hap2, whole genome shotgun sequence genomic interval TCTCATGGGTTTGCAAACCCTGCTGCTAAAGACAGTAATGCATTCTTTTGTCCCCATTGCTACATGGGATTTCTTACTGATTCTTCTTTGGAAGAGCATATTAGACAAGTCCATTGTGATCTTAGCAGTTCCCGTTTTGGTTCCCCTGTACTTGGAACCCCAAAAGATCCAGTAGTAGAAGTATATTCCTGTTCCTACTGTACTAATTCTCCAATATTTAACAGTGTCCTTAAATTGAACAAGCATATCAAGGAGAACCATAAGAACATTCCTTTGGCATTGAATTACATCCACAATGGAAAGAAATCTAGAGCCTTGAGCCCCTTATCTCCTGTAACTATTGAGCAAACTTCCTTAAAGATGATGCAAGCTGTAGGTGGTGCTCCTCCACGTCCTGCAGGTGAATATGTCTGTAATCAATGTGGTGCTAAGTATACGTCTCTGGATGGTTTTCAGACTCATTTAAAAACCCACCTTGACACTGTCCTGCCAAAACTGACCTGCCCTCAGTGCAACAAGGAGTTTCCAAACCAAGAGTCGCTGCTGAAGCATGTTACAATTCATTTCATGATAACTTCTACATACTATATCTGTGAAAGCTGTGACAAGCAGTTTACTTCAGTGGATGACTTGCAAAAACACCTGCTTGACATGCATACGTTTGTATTCTTCCGCTGCACCTTGTGTCAAGAGGTTTTTGACTCCAAAGTCTCCATTCAACTACACCTGGCTGTGAAGCACAGCAATGAAAAGAAGGTATACAGGTGCACATCTTGTAACTGGGACTTCCGTAATGAAACTGACCTACAGCTTCATGTTAAACACAATCACCTGGAGAATCAAGGGAAAGTGCACAAGTGCATTTTCTGTGGCGAGTCGTTCGGTACAGAGGTGGAGCTTCAGTGCCACATTACTACACATAGCAAAAAATACAACTGCAAATTCTGCAGCAAAGCTTTTCATGCTATTATATTGCTAGAGAAACACTTGAGGGAAAAACACTGTGTTTTTGAAACTAAAACTCCAAACTGTGGAACAAATGGAGCATCGGAGCAAGTTCAGAAAGAAGAAGTGGAGCTCCAGACCTTGTTGACAAATAGCCAGGAGTCACATAATAGCCATGATGGCAGTGAAGAAGACGTTGATACATCAGAGCCCATGTACGGTTGTGACATTTGTGGAGCAGCATACACAATGGAAACTCTCCTGCAGAATCATCAGCTTCGAGACCACAACATCCGACCTGGAGAAAGTGCTATAGTTAAGAAGAAGGCAGAGCTGATTAAAGGGAATTACAAGTGTAATGTGTGTTCTCGAACATTCTTCTCTGAAAATGGGCTCCGTGAACATATGCAGACACACTTGGGACCAGTGAAACATTATATGTGCCCAATATGTGGTGAGCGGTTTCCATCTCTTCTGACTCTTACTGAACATAAAGTCACACATAGTAAGAGCCTGGACACTGGAAACTGCAGAATTTGCAAAATGCCTCTACAGAGTGAGGAGGATTTTTTAGAGCATTGCCAAATGCACCCTGATTTGAGAAATTCCTTAACAGGATTCCGCTGTGTGGTATGCATGCAAACAGTGACTTCTACCTTGGAACTGAAAATCCATGGGACATTTCACATGCAAAAAACAGGAAATGGCTCTGCAGTGCAGTCCACAGGGCGTGCACAGCACCTTCAGAAACTGTACAAATGTGCTTCTTGCCTGAAGGAATTCCGCTCAAAACAGGATTTAGTGAAACTTGACATCAATGGTCTGCCATATGGTCTGTGCGCTGTTTGTGTTAATCTCAGTAAAAGTGGTAGTCCAAGTGTCAACATCCCTTCAAGCAGTAACAGACAAGGCTTGGGTCAAAATGAGAACTTGAGTTCCATTGAGAACAAAAGCAAGGCAGGGGGACTGAAGACTCGCTGTTCTAGTTGCAATGTTAAATTTGAATCAGAAAGTGAACTACAGAATCATATCCAGTCAATCCACAGAGAGCTTGTTCCAGACAGCAACAGTACACAGCTGAAAACACCACAAGTATCTCCAATGCCCAGAATCAGCCCTTCTCAATCTGATGAGGTAAaattttttcttttgctgttgcTGCTTTTCACCTTTTTGATAAAACTTCCCCATTTTACACTGCCGTTTTCTCAGGCCTTATTGTTATTTGCCAGAAACTGCTTAGATTGAACCATGGAATAGTTCCTCCCATAGCCGTTAGCTAGCAATTACTTGCTTTTTGATATGCCTTGTGTTTTGGCTTGATTGGTGTAGAATAGGACTAATTCCAGTCTCCCTAGGATATTGTCTTCTGTATTACTGAGAGACCAGTCTTCATGCCAGCACAACTGAGATCTGGAATCTTAACTTAGCTTCATTGCAAGTCGGAATCCCTTGCTATATGGCTTGCGCTTATGGCATAGAGTATTAATGACACAGAATTAAAATACATAGAGCCAATATGCTGGCAAAAAGGATGAACGTTCAAAAAATATTTGTGAACAACAAATTGGGGAGTTATTTTTGTAAATTATGTTTCAGACATTAATTTTCCCTGTCTTTACCGTACTTTGATTAAAATGAAACTCAGCAATTTGTCACCTACCTAGGGTAAATGGTGAAATGGGCTTTCTATGgcaattccatttttaattttctttttattaacaaTATTTTAGGTAGCACAAGGTCACCAATGCACCAAGTACCTGAGGATTTAAACTTCATCTATGCAGAACAACTTTAAAAGTAAAATTACACATAAATAGTAGTCCCAAATTTTTGAAAGATTTCTTCTGCTCTCACTTGTTTACATTAGCTTAAGAGATAATGTGGGGGTGGTATTAAGGGTGGAGGGAAATGTCACAACCGATCCATGTGGGAGGTGAAGGGAGAGTCTTTTTTGCCTTAATACGTTCAATGAATAAAATGAGTTAATTAGCATTTTGGGGATGAGTTCTTGCATATAGGACTCTCAACAACTTAAGAAACCTAATAgctcaatacacacacacagacacacacacacacacagactctctctctctcttccaaaaGTAGCTTGTACCCAAAGTCTTGCTAAACTTTGCTATGGGATGCACATTGATGTAGCATGGGTGGGGAGAATGGGCCCAAACAATTGTTTTCCCACCACACCATATTTGTGATGCCATCTGCTAGGATAAACACATACCTTAGAATAGCACATGGTAGGCTGACTTGCCTTATTTCTTTGAAAAGTCATCTTAGTTCCATTTCACTCTTCTCCGATATTACTTGCAATTTCTTGAGGCTTACAAAGGTCCCTAGCTCCTCAGGCACATTGAAAACCTATCCTGGTTTCCCCAAGCACACTCAAAACCATGTACATTAAGACATATTCCCAGGTTGTTGGCCATTTCCTTGGCACCCTCAAAAGCTATTATACTTTTTAACGAATTGGTTCAACATCTACATTTTTATTGTGCTTCATGAGCTTGGAGGATGTCATAATCAGAGTTCCTGTAACCTGATTGGCCTCTCTGCTTTCCATTGATAAAACCAACCACTTTAACAGTTTGGGGAAGTCAAAAATCCACATAGTTTCAAAGAATTTTCACTCTCAGTAGATTTACTGCCTTTGGATTTTCatatgaaatgtttttttcagacTGATAATTCTTAAATAACAGATCTTTAGGTCATTTTTCAGCCCTTTCATTCATATGTCCTAAAGTTGCCAATCAGCTCCCCATCCACTGTTTGTAAACTGTGTTTTCTGTTATTGCAGTTTTAGCCTCTAGATAAGTGACCTTTGGGCCCTCAAATCCTTTGCTCATGGCAGACACGATAACTTTGAGAAGGTTATTAAGTCCCTTATAGAGTGTCAATACTTTTAGAGCTCATCCACAAGCTTCACAAAGCCAAAGGCTGATAAAAAGCatgtcttgttttttaaaaatttcaaatttaaactcTTGTCAATCTGCAGCGACCCAGACTGTAGCAGTGAAAGTGATCATAAATAACAAAACTCACTTCGTAGATTTTTTATGTTCAGACAGAGAGAAATTCAAAGTCTAAAAAATGAGTGAAAAGTAAACTGGATTTCTAAAACTGTTAGTAACTGAAAGTGTTGTTATAATAAATAAGGACATTTGTTGTTTTGAATATGATTTGTAAGATGACAACATCCCATGGAAAATGTATCTACTTAACATTGCCAGtagctaattttttaaaaaattgtgacaAAAAATTTCCATAGGGATAAATAGAGCAGAGATTCCATTTGGTTTATTGCGTGTTACGTGGTTTGAAATGTTGAACTGGATGTTAGGAGCTTTCTAACTTTTGAAGCGAGAGAAATATAAAGAGTTGTGGTCCCACGGATAGTTCTGCAAACCCTTCATTATTCAAGTAATGGACATACGTGCTAAGGAAACTAAAACAGTGTTTTTCAATGGAGAAGTGGAAGGTGAGACTAAAACTTATATCTCCTTAGATGATTGTTTCTACATTTGAACTAAAAAGATGCAACTGCtcagcttctttttcttctttgttcaTCCTGTATAGAGAACAAACCTAGATAGTTCACTAATACCCTTTTTCATTATGTGCATATAATTTCAGATCTTTTAGTTAGTAAAAGTTACTGTAACTGTTGATAAATGTCTAAAAGTGGAGAGGCCCTAGTATTGTTTCTGTACTTAATGAGCTATAGGGGTTTCAGAAGTTCCTGAATTACTGCTAATGCATAGTGCATTAGCTCATTAAGATAACAGATAGAATGCTAATCTGGGTGGTAATTAGTGTTTAGACGTTGAGAAAGAGGTATGCTCTGAGTAGTGGACTGGGGACAGAACTCAGTCCTAGTTCTGACTTTGATTTCTTTGTtgacttgggcaaatcactttaacCTCTCTGTATCAATTTCCTCATCAGTAAAACA includes:
- the ZNF521 gene encoding zinc finger protein 521 isoform X1, with protein sequence MSRRKQAKPRSLKVEENETEDQQAGVGQIAAQTDANCKLEDKAEDGEVIDCKKRPEEGEELEEEAVHSCDSCLQVFESLSDITEHKINQCQLTDGVDIEDDPTCSWPASSPSSKDQTSPSHGEGCDFGEEEGGPGLPYPCQFCDKSFSRLSYLKHHEQSHSDKLPFKCTYCSRLFKHKRSRDRHIKLHTGDKKYHCSECDAAFSRSDHLKIHLKTHTSNKPYKCAICRRGFLSSSSLHGHMQVHERNKDGSQSASRMEEWKMKDTQKCSQCEEGFDFPEDLQKHIAECHPECSPNEDRAALQCVYCHELFVEESSLVNHMEQAHNGEKKNSCSICSENFHTVEELYSHMDSHQQPESCNHSNSPSLVTVGYTSVSSTTPDSNLSVDSSTMVETAPPITKGRGRKRAAQQVPDITGPSNKQAKVTYSCIYCNKQLFSSLAVLQIHLKTMHLDKPEQAHICQYCLEVLPSLYNLNEHLKQVHEAPDPALIVSTMPAMVYQCNFCSEVFNDLNTLQEHIRCSHGFANPAAKDSNAFFCPHCYMGFLTDSSLEEHIRQVHCDLSSSRFGSPVLGTPKDPVVEVYSCSYCTNSPIFNSVLKLNKHIKENHKNIPLALNYIHNGKKSRALSPLSPVTIEQTSLKMMQAVGGAPPRPAGEYVCNQCGAKYTSLDGFQTHLKTHLDTVLPKLTCPQCNKEFPNQESLLKHVTIHFMITSTYYICESCDKQFTSVDDLQKHLLDMHTFVFFRCTLCQEVFDSKVSIQLHLAVKHSNEKKVYRCTSCNWDFRNETDLQLHVKHNHLENQGKVHKCIFCGESFGTEVELQCHITTHSKKYNCKFCSKAFHAIILLEKHLREKHCVFETKTPNCGTNGASEQVQKEEVELQTLLTNSQESHNSHDGSEEDVDTSEPMYGCDICGAAYTMETLLQNHQLRDHNIRPGESAIVKKKAELIKGNYKCNVCSRTFFSENGLREHMQTHLGPVKHYMCPICGERFPSLLTLTEHKVTHSKSLDTGNCRICKMPLQSEEDFLEHCQMHPDLRNSLTGFRCVVCMQTVTSTLELKIHGTFHMQKTGNGSAVQSTGRAQHLQKLYKCASCLKEFRSKQDLVKLDINGLPYGLCAVCVNLSKSGSPSVNIPSSSNRQGLGQNENLSSIENKSKAGGLKTRCSSCNVKFESESELQNHIQSIHRELVPDSNSTQLKTPQVSPMPRISPSQSDEKKTYQCIKCQMVFYNEWDIQVHVANHMIVLEGRYTCTSTSSRSPRRVGITNEGLNHECKLCNQTFDSPAKLQCHLIEHSFEGMGGTFKCPVCFTVFVQANKLQQHIFSAHGQEDKIYDCTQCPQKFFFQTELQNHTMTQHSS
- the ZNF521 gene encoding zinc finger protein 521 isoform X5; the encoded protein is MSRRKQAKPRSLKDGVDIEDDPTCSWPASSPSSKDQTSPSHGEGCDFGEEEGGPGLPYPCQFCDKSFSRLSYLKHHEQSHSDKLPFKCTYCSRLFKHKRSRDRHIKLHTGDKKYHCSECDAAFSRSDHLKIHLKTHTSNKPYKCAICRRGFLSSSSLHGHMQVHERNKDGSQSASRMEEWKMKDTQKCSQCEEGFDFPEDLQKHIAECHPECSPNEDRAALQCVYCHELFVEESSLVNHMEQAHNGEKKNSCSICSENFHTVEELYSHMDSHQQPESCNHSNSPSLVTVGYTSVSSTTPDSNLSVDSSTMVETAPPITKGRGRKRAAQQVPDITGPSNKQAKVTYSCIYCNKQLFSSLAVLQIHLKTMHLDKPEQAHICQYCLEVLPSLYNLNEHLKQVHEAPDPALIVSTMPAMVYQCNFCSEVFNDLNTLQEHIRCSHGFANPAAKDSNAFFCPHCYMGFLTDSSLEEHIRQVHCDLSSSRFGSPVLGTPKDPVVEVYSCSYCTNSPIFNSVLKLNKHIKENHKNIPLALNYIHNGKKSRALSPLSPVTIEQTSLKMMQAVGGAPPRPAGEYVCNQCGAKYTSLDGFQTHLKTHLDTVLPKLTCPQCNKEFPNQESLLKHVTIHFMITSTYYICESCDKQFTSVDDLQKHLLDMHTFVFFRCTLCQEVFDSKVSIQLHLAVKHSNEKKVYRCTSCNWDFRNETDLQLHVKHNHLENQGKVHKCIFCGESFGTEVELQCHITTHSKKYNCKFCSKAFHAIILLEKHLREKHCVFETKTPNCGTNGASEQVQKEEVELQTLLTNSQESHNSHDGSEEDVDTSEPMYGCDICGAAYTMETLLQNHQLRDHNIRPGESAIVKKKAELIKGNYKCNVCSRTFFSENGLREHMQTHLGPVKHYMCPICGERFPSLLTLTEHKVTHSKSLDTGNCRICKMPLQSEEDFLEHCQMHPDLRNSLTGFRCVVCMQTVTSTLELKIHGTFHMQKTGNGSAVQSTGRAQHLQKLYKCASCLKEFRSKQDLVKLDINGLPYGLCAVCVNLSKSGSPSVNIPSSSNRQGLGQNENLSSIENKSKAGGLKTRCSSCNVKFESESELQNHIQSIHRELVPDSNSTQLKTPQVSPMPRISPSQSDEKKTYQCIKCQMVFYNEWDIQVHVANHMIVLEGRYTCTSTSSRSPRRVGITNEGLNHECKLCNQTFDSPAKLQCHLIEHSFEGMGGTFKCPVCFTVFVQANKLQQHIFSAHGQEDKIYDCTQCPQKFFFQTELQNHTMTQHSS
- the ZNF521 gene encoding zinc finger protein 521 isoform X4, whose translation is MSRRKQAKPRSLKVEENETEDQQAGVGQIAAQTDANCKLEDKAEDGEVIDCKKRPEEGEELEEEAVHSCDSCLQVFESLSDITEHKINQCQLTDGVDIEDDPTCSWPASSPSSKDQTSPSHGEGCDFGEEEGGPGLPYPCQFCDKSFSRLSYLKHHEQSHSDKLPFKCTYCSRLFKHKRSRDRHIKLHTGDKKYHCSECDAAFSRSDHLKIHLKTHTSNKPYKCAICRRGFLSSSSLHGHMQVHERNKDGSQSASRMEEWKMKDTQKCSQCEEGFDFPEDLQKHIAECHPECSPNEDRAALQCVYCHELFVEESSLVNHMEQAHNGEKKNSCSICSENFHTVEELYSHMDSHQQPESCNHSNSPSLVTVGYTSVSSTTPDSNLSVDSSTMVETAPPITKGRGRKRAAQQVPDITGPSNKQAKVTYSCIYCNKQLFSSLAVLQIHLKTMHLDKPEQAHICQYCLEVLPSLYNLNEHLKQVHEAPDPALIVSTMPAMVYQCNFCSEVFNDLNTLQEHIRCSHGFANPAAKDSNAFFCPHCYMGFLTDSSLEEHIRQVHCDLSSSRFGSPVLGTPKDPVVEVYSCSYCTNSPIFNSVLKLNKHIKENHKNIPLALNYIHNGKKSRALSPLSPVTIEQTSLKMMQAVGGAPPRPAGEYVCNQCGAKYTSLDGFQTHLKTHLDTVLPKLTCPQCNKEFPNQESLLKHVTIHFMITSTYYICESCDKQFTSVDDLQKHLLDMHTFVFFRCTLCQEVFDSKVSIQLHLAVKHSNEKKVYRCTSCNWDFRNETDLQLHVKHNHLENQGKVHKCIFCGESFGTEVELQCHITTHSKKYNCKFCSKAFHAIILLEKHLREKHCVFETKTPNCGTNGASEQVQKEEVELQTLLTNSQESHNSHDGSEEDVDTSEPMYGCDICGAAYTMETLLQNHQLRDHNIRPGESAIVKKKAELIKGNYKCNVCSRTFFSENGLREHMQTHLGPVKHYMCPICGERFPSLLTLTEHKVTHSKSLDTGNCRICKMPLQSEEDFLEHCQMHPDLRNSLTGFRCVVCMQTVTSTLELKIHGTFHMQKTGNGSAVQSTGRAQHLQKLYKCASCLKEFRSKQDLVKLDINGLPYGLCAVCVNLSKSGSPSVNIPSSSNRQGLGQNENLSSIENKSKAGGLKTRCSSCNVKFESESELQNHIQSIHRELVPDSNSTQLKTPQVSPMPRISPSQSDEKKTYQCIKCQMVFYNEWDIQVHVANHMIDEGLNHECKLCNQTFDSPAKLQCHLIEHSFEGMGGTFKCPVCFTVFVQANKLQQHIFSAHGQEDKIYDCTQCPQKFFFQTELQNHTMTQHSS
- the ZNF521 gene encoding zinc finger protein 521 isoform X2, producing the protein MSRRKQAKPRSLKEENETEDQQAGVGQIAAQTDANCKLEDKAEDGEVIDCKKRPEEGEELEEEAVHSCDSCLQVFESLSDITEHKINQCQLTDGVDIEDDPTCSWPASSPSSKDQTSPSHGEGCDFGEEEGGPGLPYPCQFCDKSFSRLSYLKHHEQSHSDKLPFKCTYCSRLFKHKRSRDRHIKLHTGDKKYHCSECDAAFSRSDHLKIHLKTHTSNKPYKCAICRRGFLSSSSLHGHMQVHERNKDGSQSASRMEEWKMKDTQKCSQCEEGFDFPEDLQKHIAECHPECSPNEDRAALQCVYCHELFVEESSLVNHMEQAHNGEKKNSCSICSENFHTVEELYSHMDSHQQPESCNHSNSPSLVTVGYTSVSSTTPDSNLSVDSSTMVETAPPITKGRGRKRAAQQVPDITGPSNKQAKVTYSCIYCNKQLFSSLAVLQIHLKTMHLDKPEQAHICQYCLEVLPSLYNLNEHLKQVHEAPDPALIVSTMPAMVYQCNFCSEVFNDLNTLQEHIRCSHGFANPAAKDSNAFFCPHCYMGFLTDSSLEEHIRQVHCDLSSSRFGSPVLGTPKDPVVEVYSCSYCTNSPIFNSVLKLNKHIKENHKNIPLALNYIHNGKKSRALSPLSPVTIEQTSLKMMQAVGGAPPRPAGEYVCNQCGAKYTSLDGFQTHLKTHLDTVLPKLTCPQCNKEFPNQESLLKHVTIHFMITSTYYICESCDKQFTSVDDLQKHLLDMHTFVFFRCTLCQEVFDSKVSIQLHLAVKHSNEKKVYRCTSCNWDFRNETDLQLHVKHNHLENQGKVHKCIFCGESFGTEVELQCHITTHSKKYNCKFCSKAFHAIILLEKHLREKHCVFETKTPNCGTNGASEQVQKEEVELQTLLTNSQESHNSHDGSEEDVDTSEPMYGCDICGAAYTMETLLQNHQLRDHNIRPGESAIVKKKAELIKGNYKCNVCSRTFFSENGLREHMQTHLGPVKHYMCPICGERFPSLLTLTEHKVTHSKSLDTGNCRICKMPLQSEEDFLEHCQMHPDLRNSLTGFRCVVCMQTVTSTLELKIHGTFHMQKTGNGSAVQSTGRAQHLQKLYKCASCLKEFRSKQDLVKLDINGLPYGLCAVCVNLSKSGSPSVNIPSSSNRQGLGQNENLSSIENKSKAGGLKTRCSSCNVKFESESELQNHIQSIHRELVPDSNSTQLKTPQVSPMPRISPSQSDEKKTYQCIKCQMVFYNEWDIQVHVANHMIVLEGRYTCTSTSSRSPRRVGITNEGLNHECKLCNQTFDSPAKLQCHLIEHSFEGMGGTFKCPVCFTVFVQANKLQQHIFSAHGQEDKIYDCTQCPQKFFFQTELQNHTMTQHSS
- the ZNF521 gene encoding zinc finger protein 521 isoform X3 → MSRRKQAKPRSLKDANCKLEDKAEDGEVIDCKKRPEEGEELEEEAVHSCDSCLQVFESLSDITEHKINQCQLTDGVDIEDDPTCSWPASSPSSKDQTSPSHGEGCDFGEEEGGPGLPYPCQFCDKSFSRLSYLKHHEQSHSDKLPFKCTYCSRLFKHKRSRDRHIKLHTGDKKYHCSECDAAFSRSDHLKIHLKTHTSNKPYKCAICRRGFLSSSSLHGHMQVHERNKDGSQSASRMEEWKMKDTQKCSQCEEGFDFPEDLQKHIAECHPECSPNEDRAALQCVYCHELFVEESSLVNHMEQAHNGEKKNSCSICSENFHTVEELYSHMDSHQQPESCNHSNSPSLVTVGYTSVSSTTPDSNLSVDSSTMVETAPPITKGRGRKRAAQQVPDITGPSNKQAKVTYSCIYCNKQLFSSLAVLQIHLKTMHLDKPEQAHICQYCLEVLPSLYNLNEHLKQVHEAPDPALIVSTMPAMVYQCNFCSEVFNDLNTLQEHIRCSHGFANPAAKDSNAFFCPHCYMGFLTDSSLEEHIRQVHCDLSSSRFGSPVLGTPKDPVVEVYSCSYCTNSPIFNSVLKLNKHIKENHKNIPLALNYIHNGKKSRALSPLSPVTIEQTSLKMMQAVGGAPPRPAGEYVCNQCGAKYTSLDGFQTHLKTHLDTVLPKLTCPQCNKEFPNQESLLKHVTIHFMITSTYYICESCDKQFTSVDDLQKHLLDMHTFVFFRCTLCQEVFDSKVSIQLHLAVKHSNEKKVYRCTSCNWDFRNETDLQLHVKHNHLENQGKVHKCIFCGESFGTEVELQCHITTHSKKYNCKFCSKAFHAIILLEKHLREKHCVFETKTPNCGTNGASEQVQKEEVELQTLLTNSQESHNSHDGSEEDVDTSEPMYGCDICGAAYTMETLLQNHQLRDHNIRPGESAIVKKKAELIKGNYKCNVCSRTFFSENGLREHMQTHLGPVKHYMCPICGERFPSLLTLTEHKVTHSKSLDTGNCRICKMPLQSEEDFLEHCQMHPDLRNSLTGFRCVVCMQTVTSTLELKIHGTFHMQKTGNGSAVQSTGRAQHLQKLYKCASCLKEFRSKQDLVKLDINGLPYGLCAVCVNLSKSGSPSVNIPSSSNRQGLGQNENLSSIENKSKAGGLKTRCSSCNVKFESESELQNHIQSIHRELVPDSNSTQLKTPQVSPMPRISPSQSDEKKTYQCIKCQMVFYNEWDIQVHVANHMIVLEGRYTCTSTSSRSPRRVGITNEGLNHECKLCNQTFDSPAKLQCHLIEHSFEGMGGTFKCPVCFTVFVQANKLQQHIFSAHGQEDKIYDCTQCPQKFFFQTELQNHTMTQHSS